The segment agggcaggaggccagggcacCTCTAGGCCCCAGGGGGGGCGGAGCCTGAGCCTTGGTCAGTCTTGGGAGCTGCCaccatagcaggggcactcacctgcttgctcaggcagcaggggcactcacctgactgctcacatagcagggcacttacctgcctgctcatgtagcaggggcactcacctgcctgctcaggcagcaggggcactcgcCTGCCAACTCAGGTAGCAGgtcactcacctgcctgctcaggcagcaggggcactcacctgcctgctcacatagcagggcaactcacctgcctgctcaggcagcaggggcactcacctgcctgctcaggcagcaggggtattcacctgcctgctcacgtaGAAGgtcactcacctgcctgctcaggcagcaggggcactcacctgcctgctcacatagcagggcactcacccaACACCACAGGTAGAAGAAGCAGCACAGCAACAGGAGGAAGAGCAGGGCAGCTGCGCCAACCACCACGGGGATCCAGGGGAagtcgctgctgctgctgccggtGCTGATTAAGCTTTTGACAACTGGTGGTAAGGGTATCTCCAAGCCACGGGGCTCCGCCTCCTCGCCACCGCCCTCAGGGTTCCCCTCCTGCTCAGTGCGCTTATCTCTGCTGTCCACATCACTACTTGGAAAGCAGTACTTGGAAAGCCACTTGAGGGCTCTGGCTGCAAGACACTTGAAGAGCTTTGCGGGGGGCTTCTGAGGAGGCTTTCCAGGGGCCTGCTCAGGAGCCTTTCCAGGGAGGTTTTTTGGGGCAACCTCCAGGGACATCTCAGGGGCTTTCTCAGGGGTTTGCTCAATGAGGCGCTGGCTGTTGACCTTGCTTGGGTTCCCTGCCTTGTCCTCGGTGGGGTTGGCAGCAGGATTCTCCCCCTGTGGAAGGGCCACCGTCACCATCCAGCCTTGGCTGCCAGAGAACAGGTGTGGccgagggctgggctggggctgggtggcccCCTCCCAGCTCCCATCTCCTGGCATTCCACCcccagcctcttcctctcctcaggcGCTCCACCTTGAGGGACCCCAGGGGGGCCAGGGGTTCATGGACAGATGCTCAGACCACCTCGGCAGAGCCCAGGGTCATGGACACCATGTGTGGCGGAGGCTGCCCCATCCCCCTGCCTGAACCCTGACCTGGAGgggtgggccctggggcccaCACAGCCAGGGGTGCTGCAGGCCTGGACTCTGGTCTTGGTggacccctgccccacccacttGCCCTGGCTGCCAGCTGCCCCCCAGTGTGTCTGCATCAGGGCTGGGCCGATGGGTCCCGTGATGGGGGTGCCCCCACCCAGTACTCACGCAGTCCTTTCCTCTGAATTTGAGGTTGTTGGCGATGAAGGTTATGCCTTTGTTGAGGCTGATTTCAACGAAGATGGGCCTAAAGCACAGAGGGGGTGGGCCGGTGACAACCAGGTCTCCCCGTGGCTGAACCTTGGCCCCCAGCTCTCCTGGGTGCAGTGACTTTGCCAGCAAGGCACTGGGGTAGTGGAGAGAATGGGCAAGCTCTCCTTCCCCAGAGCACGAGGTTGGCCTGGCTTGGAGGCCCCGGGGGACATGGCCGGTCCCAGGAGCCTGGCATCGTCTGCCCACCGTGTGGCCACGTGCCACGTGAGCGGCAGCCACGGGGGGGCTCCCTCGGCTCCTCCGTGTGGACAGGGCACGTGGGCTCAGCTCCAGCGAGTGGTAGGAGCCCTTTGGAACCAGATGGGCTGAAGCACGTGCCCCAGAAAAAATCACGTTCACGACCTGCACCCAGTCCTGGGGGGGAACCCATTGTCAGTGGACCTTCTGAGGACATCGTTACACTGCAGTCAGGGGAATGAGACTGCCCTTAGTGCAGTGACTGGGGGCTTTCAAGGGAAAGACACTTGGAGGAGAAGACGCTGGAAGTCCTTGGGAACCCGGCAGAGAGAGGAGAGCACATGGCCGTGTGGTGGGGGAGCCACGGGACCCCAGGATTGCCGGCTGCCAGCACCAGAGCGCTGCCCACCCTGTAGGGAGCCAGCTTCCAGCCCCAGCACTGGCAGCCAAGAAATCCCTCTTGTCAAGACAACCCATGGCTTGGTAGATGTCACAGCAGTGGGGAAACTAAGGCAGGCACCCTCCACCTCCTGCTGTCCCCAGCAGAGCCGGGCCACATGGATCCCTGCCCACCTCCAGGACCACCCATCAGGGTAGGTACAGAGGGATCCCCGGGTGCCCCAGCCGAGGGTGTCCTCATCCAGGACCCCTAAGCACTGCCCATCTGGTCTCCTGCCACGAGGGTCCCCAGACCAGGGAACTTACTCTCCAGGTTCCTTCAGTTCTACTCCTGGGCAAGTTATGAATTTCTCTTCCACAGTGATTGCTGTTTCATCTAAAAGGCAAATCCCATGAGCAGGTGAGTGCACTAGCCAGCTCATCCAGCCACCACCTCCTGCGGCCCTCAGCAAGCTGAACTCACGTTGACaattggcctctctctcagccttcatttcCTTAGAGACACTTGGGGATCCCTGGCCCTGCCCAAGATGCTGGGTAGCTGTGGTATTTGTGAGTTTTCATTTGGTGAAACCCCTTAAAATATTATGCCttgaaataatccattcctgtgggtgtgagacactTTCAAGTGCATCACGTGagtgaggcctgactcaggttgggtctctgccctctttctgggtcttatataaaagagacacagacagagacacacaggaaaagggagttctgccattTTGATCCGGCCACATGAGAGAGGACTCGAGGGCCGCTGGCAGCGAAACCCCCAgggggctgggcccatggagcagctcgaggttgaggagatggtgagcccagaAGGGAGGGCGGGGACCTCAGCAGGGATGGCCACCATCTTTGCCACGTGGCAGGGTGCTGGGCTCACCAgcggctgactttggtgagaaagcgtcTCGGAATGTGCCTTGATGTAGAtgtttcatggcctcagaactggaaGTTTTATCCCactaaatttcccatttcaaaagccaacccatttctggtgcttttcatcagcagccctgtggcaaactaagacagtatttAACAGAAACAAGGCGGGCAGAGAGCTGTCAAGGGAGGGACATTCTAGGGCCTGGGTAGAGAAACAGACGATCCAACAAAGTgaaattacaaatgaaataattGTCAGAGAGTGCAAAGTGCTGTGACAACAAAAAACTGGGAAGGCATGGAAATTAGAGGTGAAGGGACATCTACTTAGGACGTGTGGACTGCCCTAACTTTTACAGGAACAAGTTCTCTTTTAGAGAAATTAGAATTTTTGCAGATGAATTGAGCGATGTCCGGGATTTGTGTCTGAGGGGGCTGCCTGCCGGGCCCTCTGCTTCCTGAGGCCACTCACCCTCGGCCACATGCCTGGCACCTCAGTGCCACCAAGTAATAGGCTGCTTCTTACATTTTCATGCAATTATTATGCCCTCAAGGGCACCTCCCACTCTCCGTACGAGATCTTGTGACCAGCACGCTCGTGTTACAGGAAAGAAAACAGGCTCAGGAGCcaaggccctggggcctgggcctcGGACTCTGGAACCCAGGCCTGGCCAGGGCTCCTCATCTCAGCTCAGGATGAGCCACCTTCCCTGCAGGGGTCAGTGGACCAGGCAGGGTGCAGGGCCCAGGCTGGCTGCCCATGCCCTCAGAGCCGCCTGCAGCCTCCGTCCTTGGCCCTGGGGAGGGCACCCTGAGAGGCGGAGCTCAGCCTTGCTCCAGGTGCCCGGGGTCTGTTTCCAGTCAGGGTGGGGGgggccaggcccccagccccccactggCCTGGCCCACCCCCTGCTTGCCCACGCTGCCTCTAACCCCAGTGCAGAGTGGGGCGAGGGCTGGGAAAGGTTGGCTGAGAGGCGACACAGCGTTGTGTGGGGTCCTTTCACTCCAATGAACCAAAGTGGATATTTACCCGAAATGCTGTTGTCAGTGAACTTGAATCTGCAAATAACTGAGCTTTTGTCCCTTGTGTTCTGAAAGCCACTTCCCCGAACCACCACTCGGTATTCGCCTGCAAGGACAACATGACATAGGCGTGTGAGGAAGAGTGCAGGGCTGAGTTCCTTCTAATCTTGCCACTCAAGGTGGGCTTTCCCGAAAACAGACATCCAAGGCTGCTCAGGTAAGGCTGCTGGCACTGTGGGAACCACCCCGTGCAGGTGCATCTTCCACTGGGAGGGGTTGGGCTGGCCCTGTGTCCTCAGGCTCCTTCCACCATCACCCAACCCCAGTGGCAAGTCAGGGACTTCTGACCCCGAAATCCCACGGGGCTCCCTAAAGCCACAGGATGCTGGCAGAGGGTGGAGTCACCCCTTGGGTACAGGTGAGAGCAGAGCTCGGCCCAGGCAGGCCTGAGGCCCCCAGGTTGCCTGAGCTGGGCCCCCAGGCCTGGAGCCATGGGCTTCTGTACACACAGGGGCTGTTCCTTCACCCTGTCCTCTTGGTGCCCAGGGCGGCGGGGAAGTCCCCAGGACCCTGCTCCTCAGAAGCCCTCGTGACAGGGGCAGTCCCGTCCTAGCTCTGGGTGCAGAGCCCTGAGTCAGCTACACCAGCCCCTGCCTCTCCCTGGCAACCAGGGACCACCCCCAGCCCACGCTGGGCTCAGCGTGCACATCCGTCCCTGTGTGAGAAGGGCTGACACATAGGGGCCATCTGGGGCCTCGCCCCTGGCAAACATTACAGCAgctgcagggagggcagggggtcCCCCGGCCATCGCTGTTCCATGCAGGTCTGTCTGCCTGAAACCCATTCCTCTGCACGGCACTGCCTCCTGACCCAGGCCCGCTAATTCCAGCCCCAAGCTTGAGGGGCTCCAGGGAAGTGAACCTGAGGGCCTTTTCCCCCTGAACCCTGGTGTGACCTTGACCCTGGCAGTTCTGATTCCTTCTGCCTCCCAGAGTTCCTCCCCTCTGTTCCACCCCTCCAGGGCAGAGGGTGCAAACACCGGCAGCAAAGGAAAGAGACTTGTGGGCTCCTGGGCCAAAGCTGGCCTGCTGATGTGTTTGGTAGGTATCAAAGTCTTCAAAATATGGGGGCCCACTTTTAGCAACCCagacatttaatcttttttttaatagcaaatttttaaaattgtccttttttaaaaaaaatacatagatcacaatcaatgttatattaagaaatataggagtttcccatataccccactccccaccctaccctgactcctcccatatcaacaacctctttcatcatcatggcacactgcatttggtgaatacattttggagcactgctgcactgcatggttAATAGTTGACATGGTAGtccatactctctcccagtccattcagtgggttaatgcaggatatataatatccagcatctgtccctgtgatatcattcaggacaactccaagtcccaaaagtgcccccatatcgcacctcttcttccctctccctgccctcagcaattcctgtggccaccgtctccacatcatgatacagtttcttccattgctagagtcacaatagttctatagtagggcacaagtaagtccactctaatccatattttattcctccatcctgtggaccctgggatggtgattggACATTTAATCTTATAATAcagatttctgaatttttttaagaTGGGAAGGTCTGGCCTCAGTAGATTTGCATTCATACATTTTTACTATTTCCCAGGGAAGGACGCAGCACTCGCCTTAATGTGGATAGTCAGTCTTCATTGTCTTGGTCTGGCCCACACCACCCTACCCCTACCCATGGAAGTACTCTGTGGCATTGGCCCTGCCTTAGGAAGCTCCTGAGCCATGTGGGTGGCAAGGCCATGTCAGCCTGGTGGCTTGCGCTGAGAAGACCTGTATGCAGGCCCCAGGGATAAGTTGTGTGTCACTCAGCAGTGGCAGTCTTTCCCATCAAGGAAGGGAAGGCACACAGCTTCTTCTGGATCGATGCATCCTGGCTGCATCCCAGCCTCCTAACTCCTACCTTTCCTCAAGGGTCCCTTCACCCCAGTTGTTCACAGGTGCAATCCTTGCCCTGGAGGGAACATTGGGCCTATTTTCCCTGCATAGATCCTTTTTGAAGAGCTGACCCAGGCCAGACTGAGTAGGGATGTGCCCCAGTGTCATGGATGGGTCATTTCCCATTTACATCCTAGGAGTGTTTACTAAAGAGGTAATTTGCAAGGCAGAACCTGAATTTAATAAAGCATGAGTGATTGCAGTTAGCCAGAGAAGGGAAAGTCTAGCTGTCTGAATGCAAATAGATCAGGCTGTAGATGAGGCAAAGGGAGCTAGGTTGAGCCTTCCTGCCCCAAGAGAAATCATAAATGGGCAAACCTCTTACCAGGCCAAGGCCTGTACCTAGCACGTTCATCCAAAATACCATTCCCTACTGACTGAGCACCTCCTATGTGCTGGACTTTTTGTAAACATTCTCCCTATACCTCCCAACAACACTGTACATCAGGCGTCACTATCTCAGTTTTTTTCAAAGGGAAACCAAGGCTAAGAGACAGTGGTGGCTTTCCAACTGACCAAGAGGGCAGCATAGATGCTCTAGAGTTCTGTTCCCCCACAGGATCTTCAAACAACttgcaaaaactggcaaaaccaTCTTCCTCAGAGTTTGGGAAAACAGGTAAACAGTTGTAGTAAATGGGAGTGCACCAAAAACaagaaaaggcaacttaaaaacagtaggggagggaagcagatttggctcgatggatagagcatctgcctaccacatgggaggtccagggttcaaacccaggacctcctgacccatgtggtgcacTGGCctgcatgcagtgctgatgcatgcagggagtgccatgccacacaggagtgtcccccacgtaggggagccccacatgcaaggagtgtggcctgtaaggagagtcacccagtgtgatAAATgtacagactgcccaggaatggtgccactgcacacaaggagagctgacacagcaagatgatgcaataaaaagaaacagattcctggtgccactgataagaatacaagtggacacagaagaacgcacaccaaatggacatagagagcagacaaatggggtggggggggagagaaataaataaaaaataaatcttaaaaaaacaaataaacaaaaaaaaagaagcacaataggggagttccaggaagatggcattggaatagGCAGGGAGGGCTCAACATTCTCAtataaatagccaaaaccatctgagagacctgctttgggggtcagcagaccaggcagTTCTGCCCAACTCTCAGGATGGTGAgcgacagagagacaaagaacctgaaacaacaaatgtgagctAGTAAACCCGGACGGTGGCCAATAGAGCTCTCATTCCCCATGCTTGAGACATTaggcctggataaaacccctggcacACTGCAGCCTACTGCAAGGGGGGCAGAtgttttcctccctgtcagctggtaCAAGGGATGAGGGAGGGTGAGGCAGAGGGCtgctcttcagtgaattcagtcagcagatcctgctttgaatcttgattctggccagaccagagacaTGGAAAAGCAGAGATTGAAACATTTCTGAGGAAAGGTTTCAgcaatgagtgccatctgctggctggccaggatattgcaaggagaaaaactgcttttaggtctcctCCTTTATCCCATCcctggagaaaatctgcaccctatTAATTGAGCCCCTGGCCTAAATTTTATAACTTAagcagggcaattttaaagacttagaataagttgaaccaaaaagcaaaaaaagagctgtgaataaaacactaggcaagagaaaggaattgaccaccagagtaaattcaacaacatattcagatgctttgacatcagcaaaaatttacaagccatactaggaaaaaggaagagatgaacaggccaaagaaacaaaacaaatattctgaagagaaacagtatttaagacaactaatcaataataATCAGAAAGCCACTAAATCAACtcaagaaattgaaggaaaatatcaataagaagataaaaaataaagatattttgaaaaaagaaaatgacagaccatatctctaatgaatatagatgcaaaaattctcaacagaacacctgcaaaccaaaaccaaaaacacattaaaagaattatacaccatgatcaagtgggttttatcccaggtatgccagtgtggttcaacacaggaaaatcaattagtgtaatcaatcacattaataaattgaagaagaaaaatcacatgatcctcttgattgatgcagaaagcttttgacaaaatacagcatcccttcttgataagaacaatccaaaagattggaatagaaggaagctttctcagtatggtaaagtgcaaatatgaaaagcctacagctGGCACTGTATTCAATGGCGAAAGACTGAAAACCTTTTGtgtaatttatgtatcttaaaaaaaagataataaaaaaatacaactgctttaataaaaaattaaaagactgaaaaccttcccgctgagattaggaacaagacaatgatgcccactgccaccattattattcaacattgtgctagaaattctacctagagtaattaggctagataaagaaataaaggcacccaaataggaaaggaagaagtaaaacttt is part of the Dasypus novemcinctus isolate mDasNov1 chromosome 6, mDasNov1.1.hap2, whole genome shotgun sequence genome and harbors:
- the LOC139439100 gene encoding uncharacterized protein, which encodes MVTVALPQGENPAANPTEDKAGNPSKVNSQRLIEQTPEKAPEMSLEVAPKNLPGKAPEQAPGKPPQKPPAKLFKCLAARALKWLSKYCFPSSDVDSRDKRTEQEGNPEGGGEEAEPRGLEIPLPPVVKSLISTGSSSSDFPWIPVVVGAAALLFLLLLCCFFYLWCWCKKKPPDPCRTVCCSLPWPMVMPACCDCLDTGCLSQMEGKLELLCALARENCSSVQLMRPSLGSMVIRQGCCPHGGWSPTVLFPCDSCPQTESPALGSGAQEHIGPRGLNVATNMLFALWSLFLFFL
- the LOC105745948 gene encoding anthrax toxin receptor-like isoform X1 — encoded protein: MTKLQKPPLEARKARHMGATVYAVGVKDFLQSQLEGFADTKEHAFGVLGGFKALQSITDKLGEKSCIELKSLDPVVACVGGEYRVVVRGSGFQNTRDKSSVICRFKFTDNSISDETAITVEEKFITCPGVELKEPGEPIFVEISLNKGITFIANNLKFRGKDCVSTGWGHPHHGTHRPSPDADTLGGSWQPGQVGGAGVHQDQSPGLQHPWLCGPQGPPLQVRVQAGGWGSLRHTWCP